Proteins encoded by one window of Homo sapiens chromosome 10, GRCh38.p14 Primary Assembly:
- the SYNPO2L gene encoding synaptopodin 2-like protein isoform a (isoform a is encoded by transcript variant 1), with protein MGAEEEVLVTLSGGAPWGFRLHGGAEQRKPLQVSKIRRRSQAGRAGLRERDQLLAINGVSCTNLSHASAMSLIDASGNQLVLTVQRLADEGPVQSPSPHELQVLSPLSPLSPEPPGAPVPQPLQPGSLRSPPDSEAYYGETDSDADGPATQEKPRRPRRRGPTRPTPPGAPPDEVYLSDSPAEPAPTIPGPPSQGDSRVSSPSWEDGAALQPPPAEALLLPHGPLRPGPHLIPMVGPVPHPVAEDLTTTYTQKAKQAKLQRAESLQEKSIKEAKTKCRTIASLLTAAPNPHSKGVLMFKKRRQRAKKYTLVSFGAAAGTGAEEEDGVPPTSESELDEEAFSDARSLTNQSDWDSPYLDMELARAGSRASEGQGSGLGGQLSEVSGRGVQLFEQQRQRADSSTQELARVEPAAMLNGEGLQSPPRAQSAPPEAAVLPPSPLPAPVASPRPFQPGGGAPTPAPSIFNRSARPFTPGLQGQRPTTTSVIFRPLAPKRANDSLGGLSPAPPPFLSSQGPTPLPSFTSGVPSHAPVSGSPSTPRSSGPVTATSSLYIPAPSRPVTPGGAPEPPAPPSAAAMTSTASIFLSAPLRPSARPEAPAPGPGAPEPPSAREQRISVPAARTGILQEARRRGTRKQMFRPGKEETKNSPNPELLSLVQNLDEKPRAGGAESGPEEDALSLGAEACNFMQPVGARSYKTLPHVTPKTPPPMAPKTPPPMTPKTPPPVAPKPPSRGLLDGLVNGAASSAGIPEPPRLQGRGGELFAKRQSRADRYVVEGTPGPGLGPRPRSPSPTPSLPPSWKYSPNIRAPPPIAYNPLLSPFFPQAARTLPKAQSQGPRATPKQGIKALDFMRHQPYQLKTAMFCFDEVPPTPGPIASGSPKTARVQEIRRFSTPAPQPTAEPLAPTVLAPRAATTLDEPIWRTELASAPVPSPAPPPEAPRGLGASPSSCGFQVARPRFSATRTGLQAHVWRPGAGHQ; from the exons ATGGGTGCTGAGGAGGAGGTGCTGGTCACACTATCAGGGGGAGCCCCCTGGGGCTTCCGACTTCATGGGGGGGCCGAGCAGAGGAAACCGTTACAGGTGTCTAAG ATTCGAAGACGGAGCCAGGCTGGCAGAGCAGGACTCCGAGAGAGGGACCAGCTCTTGGCAATCAATGGGGTCTCTTGCACCAACCTCTCCCATGCCAGTGCCATGAGCCTCATCGATGCCTCAGGAAATCAGCTTGTCCTCACTGTGCAGCG GTTAGCAGACGAGGGTCCtgtgcaatctccatctccccaTGAGCTTCAGGTGCTGTCACCCTTATCTCCACTAAGTCCTGAGCCCCCTGGTGCTCCAGTTCCTCAGCCTCTTCAGCCTGGGAGCCTTCGTTCACCTCCTGATAGTGAGGCTTACTACGGAGAGACTGACAGTGATGCTGATGGCCCTGCCACCCAGGAGAAGCCCCGTCGACCTCGCCGCCGAGGCCCCACAAGGCCCACCCCTCCGGGTGCCCCACCTGATGAGGTCTACCTGTCTGACAGCCCTGCAGAGCCAGCACCTACTATCCCTGGCCCTCCCAGCCAGGGTGACAGCCGTGTGAGCTCCCCGTCTTGGGAGGATGGGGCAGCCCTTCAGCCACCCCCAGCTGAGGCTCTGCTGTTACCCCATGGCCCCCTCCGACCTGGTCCTCATCTCATCCCTATGGTGGGGCCTGTTCCCCACCCAGTGGCAGAAGATCTTACTACCACCTACACCCAGAAGGCCAAGCAAGCCA AACTGCAACGTGCAGAGAGCCTCCAAGAGAAGAGCATAAAAGAGGCCAAGACCAAATGCAGGACAATTGcatccctgctcactgcagcccccaacccccactccaAAGGGGTACTTATGTTTAAGAAACGGCGGCAGAGAGCCAAGAAGTACACCCTGGTGAGCTTCGGGGCTGCTGCTGGGACAGGCGCTGAGGAGGAGGACGGCGTTCCCCCCACGAGTGAGTCCGAGCTGGACGAAGAAGCCTTCTCTGACGCCCGCAGCCTCACCAATCAATCTGACTGGGACAGTCCCTATCTGGACATGGAGCTTGCCAGGGCGGGCTCAAGAGCATCAGAGGGCCAGGGCTCTGGGCTGGGAGGGCAGCTGAGTGAGGTCTCTGGGCGAGGGGTGCAGCTCTTTGAACAGCAGCGCCAGCGCGCAGACTCCAGCACCCAGGAACTGGCACGGGTCGAACCAGCAGCCATGCTCAACGGGGAAGGCCTGCAGTCACCACCTCGGGCCCAGAGTGCTCCCCCAGAGGCAGCTGTGCTCCCACCCAGCCCCTTGCCGGCGCCTGTAGCCAGCCCCAGACCCTTCCAACCAGGTGGTGGAGCCCCGACCCCAGCTCCAAGCATCTTTAACCGGTCAGCCAGGCCCTTTACCCCGGGCCTACAAGGGCAGCGGCCAACTACCACCTCGGTTATTTTCCGGCCTTTAGCCCCCAAAAGGGCGAACGACAGCCTGGGGGGCCtcagccccgccccaccccccttCTTGTCTTCGCAGGGGCCCACCCCTCTGCCCAGCTTCACTTCAGGGGTTCCCAGCCACGCGCCAGTCTCTGGTTCCCCCAGCACCCCACGCTCCTCGGGCCCTGTGACAGCCACCAGCTCCCTGTACATCCCAGCCCCTAGTCGGCCTGTCACCCCAGGTGGAGCTCCAGAGCCCCCCGCTCCTCCTAGCGCAGCTGCCATGACCTCCACCGCTTCTATCTTCCTATCTGCGCCTTTGCGACCCTCTGCGCGCCCAGAGGCGCCTGCCCCAGGCCCAGGGGCTCCTGAGCCCCCCAGCGCTCGCGAGCAGCGCATCTCTGTGCCAGCTGCCCGCACGGGTATCCTGCAGGAGGCCCGGCGCCGGGGGACCCGGAAGCAGATGTTCCGGCCGGGAAAGGAGGAGACGAAGAACTCGCCCAACCCCGAGCTGCTATCGCTGGTACAGAACCTGGATGAAAAGCCTCGGGCCGGGGGTGCAGAATCTGGTCCTGAAGAAGATGCTCTGAGCCTCGGGGCTGAAGCCTGCAACTTCATGCAGCCAGTAGGGGCCAGGAGTTACAAGACCCTGCCTCACGTGACACCTAAGACCCCCCCTCCAATGGCTCCCAAGACCCCGCCCCCTATGACTCCTAAGACTCCACCCCCAGTGGCTCCTAAGCCCCCATCTCGAGGGCTCCTTGATGGGCTCGTGAATGGGGCAGCCTCTTCGGCTGGAATCCCTGAGCCACCAAGGctgcagggcaggggtggggagctgTTTGCTAAGCGGCAGAGCCGTGCGGACAGGTATGTGGTGGAAGGTACACCTGGTCCTGGTCTTGGCCCTCGGCCTAGAAGTCCTTCTCCTACCCCGTCTCTGCCCCCTTCCTGGAAATATTCACCCAACATCCGTGCCCCGCCTCCTATTGCTTACAACCCACTGctctctccctttttcccccAGGCGGCCCGAACTCTCCCTAAGGCCCAATCCCAGGGGCCTCGGGCAACACCCAAGCAGGGCATCAAGGCTCTAGATTTTATGCGGCATCAGCCCTATCAACTTAAAACTGCCATGTTCTGTTTTGATGAGGTTCCCCCGACTCCTGGCCCTATCGCCTCAGGGTCCCCCAAAACTGCCCGAGTCCAGGAGATTCGCCGGTTTTCCACTCCGGCACCCCAGCCCACTGCAGAACCCCTGGCTCCCACTGTGCTTGCCCCCCGAGCAGCCACTACACTGGATGAGCCCATCTGGAGAACAGAACTGGCCTCAGCCCCTGTTCCtagcccagcccctcctccagaGGCTCCCAGGGGCCTTGGGGCTTCTCCCAGCTCCTGCGGTTTCCAGGTAGCCAGGCCCCGATTTTCAGCCACCAGAACAGGATTGCAAGCTCATGTGTGGAGGCCTGGGGCAGGGCACCAGTGA
- the SYNPO2L gene encoding synaptopodin 2-like protein isoform b (isoform b is encoded by transcript variant 2) gives METFEPISQEPLSQASYDKAPDPVPELQDSFYAELQRAESLQEKSIKEAKTKCRTIASLLTAAPNPHSKGVLMFKKRRQRAKKYTLVSFGAAAGTGAEEEDGVPPTSESELDEEAFSDARSLTNQSDWDSPYLDMELARAGSRASEGQGSGLGGQLSEVSGRGVQLFEQQRQRADSSTQELARVEPAAMLNGEGLQSPPRAQSAPPEAAVLPPSPLPAPVASPRPFQPGGGAPTPAPSIFNRSARPFTPGLQGQRPTTTSVIFRPLAPKRANDSLGGLSPAPPPFLSSQGPTPLPSFTSGVPSHAPVSGSPSTPRSSGPVTATSSLYIPAPSRPVTPGGAPEPPAPPSAAAMTSTASIFLSAPLRPSARPEAPAPGPGAPEPPSAREQRISVPAARTGILQEARRRGTRKQMFRPGKEETKNSPNPELLSLVQNLDEKPRAGGAESGPEEDALSLGAEACNFMQPVGARSYKTLPHVTPKTPPPMAPKTPPPMTPKTPPPVAPKPPSRGLLDGLVNGAASSAGIPEPPRLQGRGGELFAKRQSRADRYVVEGTPGPGLGPRPRSPSPTPSLPPSWKYSPNIRAPPPIAYNPLLSPFFPQAARTLPKAQSQGPRATPKQGIKALDFMRHQPYQLKTAMFCFDEVPPTPGPIASGSPKTARVQEIRRFSTPAPQPTAEPLAPTVLAPRAATTLDEPIWRTELASAPVPSPAPPPEAPRGLGASPSSCGFQVARPRFSATRTGLQAHVWRPGAGHQ, from the exons ATGGAGACCTTTGAGCCCATCAGCCAAGAGCCCCTCAGCCAAGCCAGCTATGACAAAGCCCCAGACCCAGTTCCTGAGCTCCAAGACTCGTTCTATGCAG AACTGCAACGTGCAGAGAGCCTCCAAGAGAAGAGCATAAAAGAGGCCAAGACCAAATGCAGGACAATTGcatccctgctcactgcagcccccaacccccactccaAAGGGGTACTTATGTTTAAGAAACGGCGGCAGAGAGCCAAGAAGTACACCCTGGTGAGCTTCGGGGCTGCTGCTGGGACAGGCGCTGAGGAGGAGGACGGCGTTCCCCCCACGAGTGAGTCCGAGCTGGACGAAGAAGCCTTCTCTGACGCCCGCAGCCTCACCAATCAATCTGACTGGGACAGTCCCTATCTGGACATGGAGCTTGCCAGGGCGGGCTCAAGAGCATCAGAGGGCCAGGGCTCTGGGCTGGGAGGGCAGCTGAGTGAGGTCTCTGGGCGAGGGGTGCAGCTCTTTGAACAGCAGCGCCAGCGCGCAGACTCCAGCACCCAGGAACTGGCACGGGTCGAACCAGCAGCCATGCTCAACGGGGAAGGCCTGCAGTCACCACCTCGGGCCCAGAGTGCTCCCCCAGAGGCAGCTGTGCTCCCACCCAGCCCCTTGCCGGCGCCTGTAGCCAGCCCCAGACCCTTCCAACCAGGTGGTGGAGCCCCGACCCCAGCTCCAAGCATCTTTAACCGGTCAGCCAGGCCCTTTACCCCGGGCCTACAAGGGCAGCGGCCAACTACCACCTCGGTTATTTTCCGGCCTTTAGCCCCCAAAAGGGCGAACGACAGCCTGGGGGGCCtcagccccgccccaccccccttCTTGTCTTCGCAGGGGCCCACCCCTCTGCCCAGCTTCACTTCAGGGGTTCCCAGCCACGCGCCAGTCTCTGGTTCCCCCAGCACCCCACGCTCCTCGGGCCCTGTGACAGCCACCAGCTCCCTGTACATCCCAGCCCCTAGTCGGCCTGTCACCCCAGGTGGAGCTCCAGAGCCCCCCGCTCCTCCTAGCGCAGCTGCCATGACCTCCACCGCTTCTATCTTCCTATCTGCGCCTTTGCGACCCTCTGCGCGCCCAGAGGCGCCTGCCCCAGGCCCAGGGGCTCCTGAGCCCCCCAGCGCTCGCGAGCAGCGCATCTCTGTGCCAGCTGCCCGCACGGGTATCCTGCAGGAGGCCCGGCGCCGGGGGACCCGGAAGCAGATGTTCCGGCCGGGAAAGGAGGAGACGAAGAACTCGCCCAACCCCGAGCTGCTATCGCTGGTACAGAACCTGGATGAAAAGCCTCGGGCCGGGGGTGCAGAATCTGGTCCTGAAGAAGATGCTCTGAGCCTCGGGGCTGAAGCCTGCAACTTCATGCAGCCAGTAGGGGCCAGGAGTTACAAGACCCTGCCTCACGTGACACCTAAGACCCCCCCTCCAATGGCTCCCAAGACCCCGCCCCCTATGACTCCTAAGACTCCACCCCCAGTGGCTCCTAAGCCCCCATCTCGAGGGCTCCTTGATGGGCTCGTGAATGGGGCAGCCTCTTCGGCTGGAATCCCTGAGCCACCAAGGctgcagggcaggggtggggagctgTTTGCTAAGCGGCAGAGCCGTGCGGACAGGTATGTGGTGGAAGGTACACCTGGTCCTGGTCTTGGCCCTCGGCCTAGAAGTCCTTCTCCTACCCCGTCTCTGCCCCCTTCCTGGAAATATTCACCCAACATCCGTGCCCCGCCTCCTATTGCTTACAACCCACTGctctctccctttttcccccAGGCGGCCCGAACTCTCCCTAAGGCCCAATCCCAGGGGCCTCGGGCAACACCCAAGCAGGGCATCAAGGCTCTAGATTTTATGCGGCATCAGCCCTATCAACTTAAAACTGCCATGTTCTGTTTTGATGAGGTTCCCCCGACTCCTGGCCCTATCGCCTCAGGGTCCCCCAAAACTGCCCGAGTCCAGGAGATTCGCCGGTTTTCCACTCCGGCACCCCAGCCCACTGCAGAACCCCTGGCTCCCACTGTGCTTGCCCCCCGAGCAGCCACTACACTGGATGAGCCCATCTGGAGAACAGAACTGGCCTCAGCCCCTGTTCCtagcccagcccctcctccagaGGCTCCCAGGGGCCTTGGGGCTTCTCCCAGCTCCTGCGGTTTCCAGGTAGCCAGGCCCCGATTTTCAGCCACCAGAACAGGATTGCAAGCTCATGTGTGGAGGCCTGGGGCAGGGCACCAGTGA